The segment GAGctgaaataaattaaacaccTATCAGTGCTATTGCCGTGGAGGTTTTCCAGGGAAATTGATGTTATctttcatgttattttttatcAGGTATTATAGATTAACATTTTGATGCCCTTGACACTATACAGGTTTCTTGTGTCATTTGGGGGAAGGTATTTGGGGAATGATATCAATGTCGTACCATCAGATTGTAAATATGAAGGTGATTCTAGTAGCACGGAGCATCAATTATTAAAGATACATGTCCCTAGAACTGAAGCAGATCTTTTTGGCCCCGCTTTTGTTGAGGTAGAAGTTCTAACTAAATATCTTCTTTTGTCCTCATTTCTTGTTTAGTCTTTTTGGCCTATAAATGTTATCATTCATATAATAGGCACCGTGCACAGTTcattatatatcttttatatagttttatattataaaagagAACTATTGAAGGAATGATGTTAGAAAAAGTCAAATTGCATTTCATTTTTGAGAAGGAAAATCTGTCACATTAATAGATTTTACAAGTCCCGTACACGAGAGGAGAAGAGCTAATAATAATTCCCAATGGCGTGGTTGAGTTGAGGCATAATAGTGATGAACCAGATATTCCAGGTTCAAATTCTAGCAAAAACACTCAGTACGAGTCTATTTGCATCACCCTTGGTGGGCAGACTTACCTGGCACATGTATCTGTGAGCTGTAAAATTGTCTGATGGGTTCGTTGAGTTGAGTGCAAATTGACCCAAACAGCACCATCATTTgtattgaaaaagaagaaggcaGAGCTAACTATACCTCTGTAACTTCTATATAACACGTTCTTGATGATAATTTCCAATGAAATGAACCTCAACTTTCTAACATAAAGGTCTATCCCAATTGAATATGAGTGCTGATGGAGTAACAGAGTGCTATCTCTTGCAAGATATCAATTCTTCATGCATTAAATATTGTTGAACATGTATTTGTGTTTCACTAATCTTGGCTGAAATGATCCAACCTGGTCTATTTTGTAGGTTGAGAATGAATCTGGCTTATCTAACTTCATCCCCATCCTCATTGCGGAAAAGGATATTTGTGCAGAAATGAAGGAAATACAACGGAAGTTCTGTTCTGGAGGGTCAGAATGCACTGCTGTTTGTTCTCCCTGTGAAGCTTCCACGTCTAGAAAGTCAGAATTTTCAGAATTTATGTTGGATGTGGCATGGTTACTAAGGGAGCCTTCATCAGAAAATGTTCAGATTCTGGCGTCTGTACAGATGCAgagatttaattatttgttgaaCATTTTAATGGAAAGTCAGTCAACTATTATTTTGGAAAGAGTATTgtcttattttgaaaatatagtgAAGAGAAACATGTTAGCTGGCATCACTGATGCTGACATGACACTTTTTCAGAAGAATATTCTCGAGAAAAATATTCTGCTCAAGGAAAGATTGCATCTAAAGGAATATTTTGCGGGAGATTCAGGACAAATTATGCAGGAGGTAAATACTTCTAGTCAAATCTTCCAAAATCACATGCGATCTTCTTTTCCAGTTATCAATCAAGTGACAATCTCATTTCGACATTGCCATGTTATCCAAGCATGTTGCACAATTGCGTGCTGCCATATTGTCTTCAAATTAAATCCATTGAGTTAGAATAGtcttttacatttatttttatgctGGTGAATAAGCTGCCAAAATATCTACCGGTTGGTACATAAAAAACGTACCTTGGCGTTGAagctcaaatcaaaattgttctTCCCTAGGCTTGAACATGACCAAGCGCCTAGTCCATCTAGAATGAGCTTGACTTGGTGAAGAGTTCTATTGGTCGCTTGAATGGAAGCAAATACATTATCGCGTCCTGGGTGAAGCTGTACACTTCAAATGGTGACGCGCAAAGGGATCCCAATGGCTTCAAACAATGACGTGCAAAGGGATCCcaacttaaaaataattggTTCGTTGAATCTCAACTTTGAGGAGTTGGATTAATCTAGGGATTATTGTATATTGGCTACTTTGGATGCtgaatttaattgttttagttgCTATTCAATCACTGTTTCATATATGTTTGGTTTTGTTTACTGACCGCTTTTTGCTTTTAACGACAATATCTATGCACTTATTATGCTTACTGATGGTCATTAATATGTTTTATGTTACAATTTGAGTAGGGCGGCACATTTGAATCACTTTTACCTTCAGAATGTCTTGTAGCTGCTCATTTCATGTTTTTACCATAGAAAATCGTGTTTTCAAAGGGTTATATCTCATACCTAATGTTAATTAACTTTATCTGTAGCTTCCTAATTTGCAGGACACAGCGGTACCACATAAGCACAACATAGAGTTTGGTCCTACTTATTGGGAGCTAACTTCTAGAGTCCCACTTTTGGATGCAGAATTGCCATTGAGAGTGAAGGAACAACAATCAGGGAAGTCCTGTGGCTTCTTGGTTAGAAAGACACTATTGACGTCTCGTACTCTTGTTTTTGTAATCTCTGGTTTTGCTTTGTGTCTTGGTCTATGTGCAACATTCCTGCATCCTAGAAAAGTTGGTGACATTGCTATGACAATCCGGAGGTGTTTGTTTGACAAAACTTAAAATTGCATGTAACTTTTACCAAAATGACGGTCTGCAGTCACAGAATATAGGTGTGATCTCCATTGCTCGGGGTCCCCCTTTGTGGCATTCTTGATGTACTATATTACCTGTGCTATGTAAACACAAAACTGTATCAGCTATGTAGCTTCAACTAGTTGTGTAGTTTCTTTGTACAATTTGTTGGATAGTCACCCTAAAAGCCTTTTATTGCTGACATCAGTTGTCCCCAAAGAGCAGATACACTGATACTATTTGTGCTCAACTTCTTTAAGCTTTGGACTCTTGAAACATTTTGATGTGAATATGCCTGTTATTTCAATGCTAAAGAGTGTTGCTCTATATTTTGCGTTTCATGTGAAATTCTGATGAATTCTGTTCTTTTTTGTGATTCGAGGACCTTTAATAGCGTATTTCTCAAGTTGTAGAATAACTTGATCTCCAGCAATATCCTTGTTGTTTTGCATTGATCTTTAGGTAAAATTCTATCAATTAATCCTGAACTAAAGAACTTTGTAATCCATGTTTTTGTCTGATGTTTGTTGTATATTTCCTTTCTATTTATAGTTGTAGAAGATCGACAATTCAAGAGTAAATAAACTTTCTTTCCTCATTTTAATTAGTTCAGGCAAGTCGTCAAATGCTTGTGATTCGTCAATACATGTCATTTCGTATGCTTGCGATTTCTTTGATTGAAATTGTCGCATCATTTAAAACTACGATATATTTATCATTGTCACCCCATAGTTTGCAAATTGAGGATTTGACATGTGAAGTTGTTGTAGGCAAATTGATACGATTAATCCAATGTTGACCAAAACAAATCTAATAATCCACTTAATATTTCAGTCCACTAATAATTCAAATCTTCACTTTACTACTACAATAATTCAAGGGGAAATTATTACAAACATTACTATATTATACATCTTGCACTGTTGTATCACCACATgtttcttgtatttttctttcacaTGTATCGATTAATTAAACTTTAGAATTCAAttattatcaattaaattattagCATAAAATTCAGACCAAAAATGAAGATGGCCGTATTAAAATTATAAGCATAAAATTCAGACTCAAAATGGTGTCAAAAACataatgatattttattggTTAATTACTTATCATAATTGCTTTTGAAGCAAAATGTACGAGAAAATGATTAAACTGGTACTTATTAATGCATGAGGGGTTTAATTTGGATATTTTAATccttcatatattattataataatatattgtgaataaatatgagtgttctatttttgaaatagaaaaaaattaaattatatctcTGGGATCCCTAAATGCAATTCCAATTTAAGAAGCTACATTTTAAATCTTCACAAATAGatgtttaaatttgtataaaattaaacaaataaatatatacttcttatatgatattttatttgaaaattttcgtCCTACATAATATCCTATGTATATTATTTCATGTAAGACTAACAAATTATGTTGAACGTATATATCTATTTGCTCCAGCCTCTCGTAATTACATAAACATGTTTAACCTCGATTATTTATTGAAAGCAAATATgacaaattgataaaattaaagcAGCCTCACATGTACCTGATTCAGCTGAGTTCTAATTACACAATTATAAATGCTAATAAGACAATTATACTACGTTTATAATTAATTACCATAAATTTCCTTTATCtcaaattttgcaaaaataaaataaaaatagaacttCAATCCGATATAATATTATCTTACCCTGGACCAATTTCATAAACCTTCCgttttcttttgttgaaaagttgaaaaaacAGCCTGTCTACTTAttttaataacttttaaataattgaatcatatattttactaagcaattttttttaataaaaaaattcatattaaatgaGTAAATTTTACGGTTATTCGTTCGATTTTACTTATTAGAAGTCAAtcgattattcaatttttaaattttacttattaGAAGTCAAtcgattattcaatttttaagtcaaatatgAAGCAACTTATATTTTCGatctaaaatatgaataatacaTGAGTGTATTCAACTGTACTCTCCTTAAAATACgtaaaaatgttatgaatcTCTAAAAAGTATGCATATTACTTATTAGGGTATGTTTGAtatggaaaaaaatttatttttcaatttcttcatgTTTGATTCGATTAATtgttctgaaaaatatttttcaatgaaTATTAGTTATtagggtattttttttttaatttcttcatattgGATTCGATAAAAtattctgaaaaatatttttcaatttatttttctccaattcttattaaaatgacttttatacataaaataaagaaaaaaaactttaaaatatttcttttaacttCAACACTCGAAACGTGTGTAAACTTGACATCCAACTTCCAACTCTAATTTAAGATTTAAGTTTAACATCCCGATCTTAATTAAGGATCActcattttccaaaaaaaaatatttactttcgTACCAAATTCTAAAAGGGTGTTGTAATAAAATGAGTTTAAATAAAGGTCCTTATAAGCATAATTACCAAAAGTTTGCATATGAACAAATTAACACGTCAGTGACACTTCAATCCCACATGCAAATCCTAATCTTCACCAATTTGCTTTAAATATcttcactttttttatttaatcatttttttaaaaaacccaaTCATTTAATTAAGTCGTCTAAAAATGTCTTTTTTGCCCCTGCATGCATATATAAATACCTctcaaaaattcacatttttttcCCACTCAATACTAAAACCCCTtttgtttaatttcttttcaatagCAATGACAATTGATGAGTGTAAAGATCTTGAAAAACCCTTTGTTGAAAATGCAAAAATTGTTGATTGTGAAAATGAAGATGGATCTATTTGGATGGTTTTATTAAGCACTTGTGTTGCTGTTTGTGGTTCTTTTGAATTTGGATCATGCGtaagtatttctatttattctgtTTTATATGACTcgcttttctttttaatcagtCATCTCCTGTTATTATTGCAGGTGGGGTACTCTGCACCCACACAATCTCAAATTAGGAATGACTTGAATTTAACTCTAGCTGAGgttggtatttttttttaaaattaattcttcatgactttataatgtatttttcatttttgataaattgaaggtaatttttttttttgtagtattcTATGTTTGGTTCCATTATAACTATTGGTGCAATGATTGGAGCAGTAACAAGTGGAAGAATTGCAGACTTTATAGGGAGAAAAGGGGTATGTAAATTATAATTGTAAAAGaaaccatttttttaaaaaaataagaaactttGTATTAAAAAGCTATAATTAATGagatttttgtatgttttttttggaACAGGCAATGAGAATGTCAGCTATATTTTGTATAACAGGATGGCTAGCTGTATATTTTTCCATGGTATGAACtatgaatataatgtatatgcaattttttgtttttataaaaaatttgaaataactttaattttttgtaaataattatttttctatttgtgaTGATGCAGGGAACTTTGGTACTTGATATGGGAAGGTTCCTCACAGGATATGGCATTGGAATATTCTCTTATGTGGTAACGTATATAGTTTTTGATTTCTCACTCGTTGTCCATAGCCCACATTTAGGGTGGcactattattatttatttttcgtttttgctaaaataaattcaagaattttaaaattcttgtGTAAATTAATCAGGTCCCAGTGTATATTGCTGAAATAGCTCCAAAGAATTTAAGAGGAggattaacaacaattaatcaagTAAGAAAAAtccaaagttaaatttataagtatgaagtaataaatatagaaGAAGTGTAtaagatataatttattttttttcactttgtaAGTTGTGGGGTTTTGACTTTTGTGGTTAATTGTTTACTCTGCAGCTTATGATTGTTTGTGGTTCATCAGCTGCTTACTTATTGGGAACAATCATAACATGGAGAAATCTTGCTTTAACTGGTAATTCTTGGAACTTCTCATATAGATGTTGTTTACAAGATGTAATCGAACCTTTCCAGAGTCGATGCTTAACCAACTGAACtactaaaattctcaaaaaaaggAGTTAACAGAATTTACCTTAGAGTCGTAAGAAAATATGAACTTAATTTGAATACATAAGGGATGAGGATGTCGAAGTAGGTTTTAGAGAGAGAGCATGTGTGACCATCTCAACTGAAAGTTTAAGCTGTTAGATGAAATGATTACACACTTTAACACGGTATCAGAGCAAACAGAAGTTTTGGGATCAAATCTCACCATTCTACGTGCTTCGTCCATGAAGAAGAATGAGACCTACACGTGAGGGAGCGTGttgaatatataattaactaCTAAAAATGTGCTCTCTCTAGATGAAATAGTTACACGCTTCGACAGATTACTAAGTGGTTGTTTCATTTGTAGGAATTCTTCCATGCACTTTCTTGCTAGTAGGTCTATTATTTATCCCGGAATCTCCAAGATGGCTGGTGAGTTTTCAACATATTGAAATGGACTACATTCAACTTTCATCATGAATGGAAGGAAAAAAGTGAAAAGTATACTTGTGATTACAATGTTGCAGGCAAAAGTAGGTCTTGAGAAAGAATTTGAAGTGGCGTTGAGGAAGCTTCGCGGTAAAGATGCTGATGTTACTCGTGAAGCTGCTGAAATCCAGGCTTATGTTGATACTCTTCAAAGCATCCCCAAGACTCAAATCTTTGATTTGTTTGGTAGCAAATACATTCGATCTGTGATCGTAAGCCATTTTCCTTAACATTTCCTGAAATTACGCATTTAGAGGAGGTTAGACAGAGCCAATGTTGTTGAAATTTAATTCttccacttttttttcttctcagaTTGGTGTTGGATTGATGGTATTCCAACAGTTTGTAGGAATAAATGGTATAGGTTTCTATGCTAGCCAGACTTTTGAATCAGCAGGTAACGTTGTCCTTCGCTTTTTACTCCATCAATGAAAAACTTAAATACTCCGAACAACGTTACTAATGATGTGAATGAAAAAATGCAGGACTCTCTAATAGCAATGTTGGGACTATTGCCTATGCTGTAGTGCAGGTCTGTAAATCTCgataaattgttaaaaaaattgatgaaattccAAAAGTTGAGTGTAAAGTGTTGGATCACTAAACTCTCTAGTCTTATTACTTTGACAGGTTCCGATTACTATTCTTGGCGCATTTTTGATGGACAGATCAGGAAGAAGGCCACTTCTAATggtatattcaattttttttcgtCTTGTGATAATGTTAACTGAATAAAATCTATGGAGATAGGGCGTTTATATGAACTATTTCATCGTTTTCAGGTGTCAGCAACAGGGACATTCGTTGGTTGTTTTCTGACTGGAGCTTCTTTCTACCTAAAGGTAACTCACTGAAAGAACAAAACGTCGATTACTTATTTAAAAGATACATTGTCGCTTCTTATATGACAAGCTCTTACGTTTTTGTTAACCAGGGAAATGACATCTTACTCGAATGGGTTCCAATTCTAGCTGTATCTGGTGTACTGGTTTACATATCCGCGTTTTCCATTGGAATGGGAGCAGTCCCTTGGGTTATCATGTCAGAGGTAATTCAGTCCACATGCTTTATTTTAGTAGAAGGAGCCGTTCTCAAGTAGTGTTCCATCAATTACGTAGTCTAAGGTTATTTGACATGAGCTTGAGCTTGAGCTCGAGTTGGATAATTTGTAAATTTCTGGTCAAAATATTGCAGATATTCCCAATTCAGGTAAAAAGTGCTGCTGGAAGCCTGGTAGTGTTAGTGAACTGGTTGGGCGCGTGGGCTGTTTCTTACACGTTTGGTTTCCTCATGGCCTGGACTAGCACTGGTAAATTTCTGCTATGCATATACGAAAATTGTAACATCTTTTATGCTTTTCTTTAAGActcaactttttaatttttcggGATTTTTCAGGTACATTTATGCTATATGCTGGATTCTCTGTACTCACTATACTATTTGTAGCAAAGGTAGTGCCAGAAACAAAGGGGAAAACATTGGAGGAAATTCAGGCTATCATCAATTCTTGACTGGAAATTTCACAATGTAGTTTAAGACAACTAGATGGACCTCGGATCACAGACATAATTTATCGAGAAatagttcaaatctttttgacgTTAGAGAAACAAAAGAAGGAATGCGATCAACGGAAGCTTCCCTTTTGTACCAAAACCGGATATCCCAAGAAGGGAAATCGACAGTGTAGATTTTATGGTAGGTTTTGTAGCAAATGGATTTAGTTTTAGAGTTGTTCGTTCTGCAGCCAAGAGATAATATGTTGTTGAATGATAGCCTGAATTTAAAAGCTGCATtcagaaagaagaaaaaaacatgtCCTGTTCCTGCTTTTACGCAATCCAATCATTTGTTGGACTTTTAGCCGCGACTTGGTATCATTCAATagagtatataaaaataatatcgaaTGAAATGTAATATTAGGCTGTTTAGGGGccttattactttttttttgttagttcaATCTTTTTGTTCAAGTCTAAGAAAAAAAGTAcaagagaatattttttttttgtgtacaCACTATTGAACTCCCTGAATATACACCAAAGGTGTAGCTTAAATGGCATTGGAGGGTCTAGAAATTCGCTCTATTGACCACGAGATTGTGTCTTTGAATCTGAGAGATGTTTAgttccaaaaaattaaaatgttgatTGGGAATTTAGGATTTATtagtttaattcttaattataaagtcaaatatttaaaaattcttcTCTACTTGGTTCGGTCGTTTATGGATATTATTTAcgtaattgatttttttgaacCCCTTGATGAAAATCCTCCCTCCGCTAATGCTCTCTACTTTGAAAAAGTAATAACTCAAACAATGTCCAATAGATTACTAGTAGTAATTTGTTAAGTAGATCTATGTTCaataaacaataattattttaaaaagccattcaacttttctttttaattccaCTAAGGAagttttcttataaaaaaacgTCACACTACGAGGAAAGATGTAGATATACATATGTATGTCTAACAAGATGATTTTCCCTAAAACAAAAGCATTAATAATCAATTCCAATTTCTTGTTATCGGATAAAAATCGAACATCATTAAGATTTACAGGGCCATAACAAATAATTGGTGTgttttttgatcattttttatttacttaatttgtttttttactcTATATCttatcttctaattttatctTAGTGTACGCATGATCAATAATCATATCAAAACTATAATAGTCAATGtatatcatatttaatttaatttgacttttataatttaaaaattatttaatttctcaTTTTGACCAAAAACCAACCGACTTACTATGTGATCCAACCAGGGCCTTACCAGAACACCCCAGCTATTAGCTAAATCCAATAGGTTTTAGCGGATTTTCCAACTTCCAGGAGTAGACCCTCTACTTCCACGTATTCGCTACACAAACCGTGAGCAAATgtaacaaaatcaaaatttacttTCTTGGATTCTGTGCCTTCTTCTCAATCCTAAGGTATCAaacttttcttttcccatttcAGTTCACTTCTTTACATGTTCTGTTGCTCACTATAACTGTATAATTTGATCCTAAGAACTTTTTTCTGTATCTTGTATGAGAAAGATTCAATCTTTCGGAATTTTAAGCTAAAGGGATTGTTCAGATTACCTCAGTTCATTTTTTTGTGTATGTTGTATGAAAAAGATTTCATCTTTTGGAATTTGAAGCTAAAGGGGTTGTTCAGATTACCTCAgttaatttatttctatatgttGTATGAAAAAGATTTCATCTTTTGGAATTTGAAGCTAAAGGGGTTGTTCAAATTATCTCAATTCATTTTGATAGCTAGTGTATTGATTAGAGTGCCCCatcttatttaaaatatgttcTTCAGTTTGGTGTAGTATGGTTAGGTACTTTGAGGGGAAGTGACAAAGATAGAGAATGAGCAGGTCTAGAAGGTTCTTGAATGAAAGGGCTAGGGGAGATGGGATGAAACTTATTGATGAAGGTGGAACAAGTGTTCTTGATCATGAAATTTCCCAACTTACAAAGATTAGGTCAAATCCCCACGAAAGAATGAGACACCTGCTTCCTGGCAAGGGAAAAGAACCAGTTTCATCTGTTAAAATGTTGGCTGCTAGAGAAGGGAATTATACAGGCAGAGGAAGATTTTCGTCATCTGATTGTTGTCATCTTCTGAGCCGGTATCTTCCAACAAATGGTCCTTCTGTAGTTGACCAAATGAGGAGCTGTGCTTATGTTTCACAGTTTTCGACCGATGGTTCTCTTTTTGTTGCTGGATTTCAGGTTTGATCCATGTAGCTGAATTTTCTATTTCCGGATATATACAGAGTTCTTAGCTATGTTTCGTGACCAATGTCATGTTATGATCTTATTGTTCTTCCTGGAAACAGGAAAGTCATATTAGGATATATAATGTTGATCAAGGCTGGAAAATTCAGAAGGATATTAGAGCAAAAAGTTTGAGATGGACAATCACCGATACATCGCTTTCTCCTGACCAACGTTTTCTTGTAAGTTCGTGATGATTAGCACAACTTTGTGCATAATTAGTCCTTGTCCACGTGGTTATAAATGGTTGGTTCTTATGCTTCCAGTAATCTGTTAAAAGATACAAAAGTAGTTCTTGACTCTGTAGATGTGGTTTTGTTGCATAACACCGTACATAGATATTGAGATGAATGCCTTCCCAAATAAATCTGGCTGCTTTATTTCTGATTTGCTTCAACAGAGTCTGTGAAACTGAGGataatctttgtttttcttgttaTATCATGAAAGATATTTTCAGTACATTATCGCGAGCTCTTAATATGTGATGCATCTATAACTTATTGAATTTGGTTAACATAACATCTAATACACCATGTTTTTCTGCTGTCATTTCTTCTTTCACTATTCTGAGTTGGTTTTTATGTGTTGATCCACAGGTTTATTCCAGTATTTCACCCATTGTCCATATTGTTGATGTTGGATCTGGCATGAAACAGTCTGTAGCAAATGTTACGGTAAGTCTTACTTGTTATATGTCAAAGCATGTAAATGATAGAAGACTTGTGATATGCATCTTTGCTGCACTATTCTGTCACCTGTCGATGTCATAGAAGTCATTAATGGACACTCCTGTGAATTTCGTGCTATAAAGATGACTGTAGATTTCAAATACAGAGGAACTAACTGTTACCAGTACTGTGTTTTTCGAATGAAGAATCTGAATTTTTGTTGTAATTTCTGA is part of the Solanum lycopersicum chromosome 1, SLM_r2.1 genome and harbors:
- the LOC101247255 gene encoding sugar transporter ERD6-like 16, with amino-acid sequence MTIDECKDLEKPFVENAKIVDCENEDGSIWMVLLSTCVAVCGSFEFGSCVGYSAPTQSQIRNDLNLTLAEYSMFGSIITIGAMIGAVTSGRIADFIGRKGAMRMSAIFCITGWLAVYFSMGTLVLDMGRFLTGYGIGIFSYVVPVYIAEIAPKNLRGGLTTINQLMIVCGSSAAYLLGTIITWRNLALTGILPCTFLLVGLLFIPESPRWLAKVGLEKEFEVALRKLRGKDADVTREAAEIQAYVDTLQSIPKTQIFDLFGSKYIRSVIIGVGLMVFQQFVGINGIGFYASQTFESAGLSNSNVGTIAYAVVQVPITILGAFLMDRSGRRPLLMVSATGTFVGCFLTGASFYLKGNDILLEWVPILAVSGVLVYISAFSIGMGAVPWVIMSEIFPIQVKSAAGSLVVLVNWLGAWAVSYTFGFLMAWTSTGTFMLYAGFSVLTILFVAKVVPETKGKTLEEIQAIINS